The Gillisia sp. Hel_I_86 genome has a segment encoding these proteins:
- the hemB gene encoding porphobilinogen synthase, whose translation MYPLRRNRRLRTSEAVRSLVRETIISPNDFIVPLFVVEGKGVKEEIASMPNYFRFSLDLLDKEVKELWKMGLKSVLLFVKVPDNLKDNAGTEALNAEGLMQRAIKTVKNAVPEMLVMTDVALDPYSSFGHDGVVADGKIINDDTTAILAEMSLSHASSGADFVAPSDMMDGRIFEIRSLLEGEGFHDTGIMSYSAKYASAFYGPFRDALDSAPGFGDKKTYQMDPANREEAIRETLMDIEEGADIVMVKPGLCYLDIVRDIKEAVNVPVAVYQVSGEYAMIKAASGKGWLDHDAVMMEQLIAIKRAGANVIASYFAKDAVKLIS comes from the coding sequence ATGTATCCATTAAGAAGAAATAGAAGATTACGCACCTCCGAAGCTGTTAGAAGCTTGGTACGTGAAACCATTATAAGCCCGAACGATTTTATTGTCCCTTTATTTGTTGTTGAAGGAAAAGGTGTGAAAGAGGAGATTGCCTCCATGCCAAATTATTTCAGGTTTAGTCTGGATCTATTGGATAAGGAGGTGAAAGAACTTTGGAAAATGGGACTCAAGTCGGTTTTGCTTTTTGTGAAGGTACCGGATAATTTAAAAGACAATGCAGGAACCGAAGCCTTGAATGCTGAAGGTTTGATGCAGCGCGCCATAAAAACCGTGAAAAACGCAGTTCCCGAAATGTTGGTGATGACAGATGTTGCCCTAGATCCTTATTCTTCTTTTGGTCATGATGGGGTGGTTGCAGACGGAAAGATCATTAACGATGACACAACTGCGATCTTAGCTGAAATGTCCCTTTCTCACGCTAGTTCCGGAGCAGATTTTGTGGCACCCAGCGATATGATGGATGGAAGGATCTTCGAAATTAGAAGTTTGTTGGAAGGGGAAGGTTTTCATGATACTGGGATTATGAGCTACTCCGCAAAATATGCCTCTGCATTTTATGGCCCTTTTCGGGATGCATTGGACTCTGCTCCCGGGTTTGGCGATAAAAAAACCTATCAAATGGATCCTGCAAATAGGGAAGAAGCAATTCGTGAAACCTTGATGGATATTGAAGAAGGAGCAGATATCGTAATGGTAAAACCGGGATTATGTTATCTAGATATTGTTAGGGATATTAAAGAAGCAGTAAATGTCCCTGTAGCTGTATATCAGGTTAGTGGCGAATATGCCATGATAAAAGCTGCTTCAGGAAAAGGATGGCTAGACCATGATGCGGTGATGATGGAGCAATTAATTGCGATTAAACGTGCAGGCGCGAATGTGATTGCCAGTTATTTTGCAAAGGATGCCGTAAAATTGATATCATAA
- a CDS encoding ABC transporter ATP-binding protein codes for MLSIKNLNKTYPNGTQALNNVNLEIDKGMFGLLGPNGAGKSTLMRTIATLQLSDTGSIEFDGIDVFNEPEELRKVLGYLPQDFGVYPKVSAEMMLNHIAKIKGIHNKSDRTAYVADLLNKVNLYKFRKRNLGDYSGGMRQRFGIAQALIGNPKLIIVDEPTAGLDPLERNRFHNLLSELGEDAVVILSTHIVDDVINLCTNMAVFNEGSVVVQGHPLELTNSLNGRIYRKKIDKEELEKYQEEYSVLSAYLRSGQLNVNVYDESHPGDGFEVVNNTLEDFYFYSINQPQTV; via the coding sequence ATGCTTTCCATCAAAAATTTGAACAAAACGTATCCAAACGGAACACAGGCGCTTAACAATGTTAATTTAGAAATCGATAAAGGCATGTTTGGCTTATTAGGCCCAAACGGTGCCGGAAAATCTACCTTAATGCGCACAATTGCCACCTTGCAACTAAGTGATACTGGTAGCATAGAATTTGATGGAATAGATGTTTTTAACGAGCCGGAAGAACTCAGAAAGGTTTTAGGGTATTTGCCTCAGGATTTCGGGGTATATCCAAAAGTTTCTGCAGAGATGATGCTGAACCATATTGCAAAGATCAAGGGAATTCATAATAAGTCCGATAGAACTGCTTATGTAGCAGATCTTTTGAATAAAGTGAACCTTTATAAATTCAGAAAAAGAAATTTAGGGGATTATTCCGGTGGGATGCGTCAGCGTTTTGGGATTGCTCAAGCTCTAATTGGAAATCCTAAATTGATAATTGTAGATGAGCCCACAGCGGGATTGGATCCTTTGGAGCGCAACCGATTCCATAATTTGTTGAGCGAGCTGGGAGAAGATGCCGTGGTTATTTTATCTACCCATATCGTAGACGATGTAATTAATTTATGTACCAATATGGCGGTTTTCAATGAAGGTTCTGTAGTGGTTCAAGGACATCCTTTGGAGTTGACAAATTCCCTGAACGGCAGGATTTATAGAAAGAAAATTGATAAAGAAGAGTTAGAAAAATATCAGGAAGAATACAGTGTGCTCTCTGCTTATTTAAGAAGCGGGCAGTTAAACGTGAATGTTTACGATGAATCTCACCCTGGGGATGGTTTCGAAGTAGTTAACAATACTTTGGAAGATTTTTATTTCTACAGTATCAACCAACCTCAAACTGTATAA